One window of the Zygotorulaspora mrakii chromosome 6, complete sequence genome contains the following:
- a CDS encoding uncharacterized protein (similar to Saccharomyces cerevisiae YIL152W; ancestral locus Anc_5.707), which produces MPMSAQGPRKRGFSIYQDNHSDNVTSSSSRNKLRPLREKNCNISSLLSASKSMKSEVSKSHNPSKRANTPLLSAFPREIKLLPSRITEKEPNKNKVHLSTFLSDYAVVKHLKESNHLDPKERPYHVRHIPQILNTSANDPSSLVTALSVALSNLSTRLQVSKLDKQFNELIEVDQLSLLSPHEIKVRTKQSDDEDSMLLILHSMEPLRESNLARFLKSRLAVNSECYLKICNITWCLCWKFF; this is translated from the coding sequence ATGCCGATGTCAGCTCAGGGACCGCGCAAGCGCGGATTCTCAATCTATCAGGATAATCATAGCGATAACGTTACCAGCTCAAGCTCGAGAAATAAATTGCGACCTTtacgagaaaaaaattgcaacATCTCATCATTACTTAGTGCATCCAAGAGTATGAAATCAGAAGTAAGTAAAAGTCACAATCCTTCAAAGAGGGCTAATACACCACTTTTATCCGCATTCCCTCGAGAGATCAAGTTGCTGCCTTCAAGAATTACTGAGAAAGAgccaaataaaaacaagGTACACCTGAGTACTTTTCTTAGTGATTATGCAGTCGTAAAGCACCTCAAAGAATCTAACCATTTGGACCCAAAGGAAAGGCCATATCACGTGCGACATATTCCTCAGATATTGAATACGAGTGCAAATGATCCGTCATCTTTGGTTACGGCACTTTCAGTAGCATTATCCAATCTCAGTACCAGGCTTCAGGTTTCTAAATTAGATAAGCAGTTCAATGAGTTGATTGAAGTGGATCAATTGAGTTTATTATCTCCGCACGAAATTAAGGTCAGAACGAAACAATCGGACGATGAAGATTCAATGTTGCTTATACTGCATAGTATGGAACCTTTGCGAGAATCAAATTTagcaagatttttgaaatcaagaTTGGCTGTAAATTCAGAATGCTATTTAAAAATATGCAATATTACATGGTGTTTATGTTGGAAATTCTTTTaa
- the RRD1 gene encoding peptidylprolyl isomerase RRD1 (similar to Saccharomyces cerevisiae RRD1 (YIL153W); ancestral locus Anc_5.709): MAAQMSKQPALDVGTTKFTAPVKKIFDSQGTYDFQSSLAISRLNFFLRKYVQMVKKQKICHDPSNVPAVNSFVQLLSSLSALIDQTPPLAGPRRYGNLACRDWHSKVDSSLSKLLEDLLPQNDQRCIVELKYYLGNSFGSSTRLDYGTGHELSFLAVIGALDMLGFWTENITGQDILLIFDTYYKLVRRLILTYTLEPAGSHGVWGLDDHFHLAYILGSSQWSNDPKTPISPRDITNVDLVQGYADSNLYCQAINFIYKVKSGPFSEHSSMLYDIATTVHTWSKVQSGLLKMYAVEVLNKFPVVQHFWFGTGFYPWIDIKSGKELPVYENSTEIEREEELRTTQGPTISLANAPPITSATYHLPPGSGHTGSRLPVVNAIPSKSSMRPTMGPPTSRLFSNRSNTASPTLYQSPKGDETAH; this comes from the coding sequence ATGGCTGCACAAATGTCAAAACAGCCTGCACTTGATGTGGGCACCACCAAGTTCACTGCCCCAGTTAAGAAAATCTTTGATAGCCAGGGAACGTATGATTTTCAATCATCATTGGCGATTTCACGATTAAACTTCTTCTTACGAAAATATGTCCAAATGgtgaagaaacaaaaaatatgtcaTGATCCATCAAATGTGCCAGCGGTTAATTCATTCGTACAACTTCTATCGTCTCTTTCAGCACTTATTGATCAGACACCCCCTCTAGCGGGACCTAGAAGGTATGGTAATTTGGCATGCAGAGATTGGCATTCTAAAGTAGACTCAAGTCTCTCTAAACTACTGGAAGATTTACTACCACAGAATGATCAAAGATGTATTGTTGAATTGAAGTATTACCTGGGAAACAGTTTCGGATCCTCAACCAGATTAGACTACGGTACGGGTCATgaattatcatttttagcTGTAATTGGTGCATTAGATATGCTGGGGTTTTGGACGGAAAATATCACAGGTCAAGATATTCTGCTGATATTTGATACATATTACAAATTGGTAAGGAGATTAATTTTGACTTATACACTTGAGCCTGCGGGCTCTCATGGAGTTTGGGGTTTAGATGACCACTTCCATTTAGCATATATATTGGGTAGCTCCCAATGGAGTAACGACCCCAAGACTCCGATATCGCCTCGAGATATAACCAATGTGGATTTGGTTCAGGGCTATGCTGATAGTAACCTATACTGCCAAGCAATAAATTTCATCTATAAGGTTAAATCTGGACCATTTTCTGAGCACTCTTCCATGCTGTATGATATAGCCACAACTGTGCATACATGGTCAAAAGTTCAGTCGggtttattgaaaatgtaTGCTGTCGAAGTGTTGAACAAATTTCCGGTAGTACAACACTTTTGGTTCGGAACTGGCTTCTATCCATggattgatatcaaaagtGGTAAAGAGTTACCTGTTTatgaaaattcaacagaAATAGAGCGCGAAGAGGAATTGAGAACGACGCAAGGGCCCACCATATCTTTAGCTAATGCACCCCCAATCACTTCCGCTACGTATCACCTTCCACCGGGTAGTGGCCATACAGGTAGTAGATTACCCGTAGTAAACGCCATCCCTTCGAAATCGAGCATGAGACCCACGATGGGTCCCCCTACGTCGAGATTGTTTTCAAATAGATCGAACACGGCTTCACCAACCCTTTATCAAAGCCCCAAAGGCGATGAAACAGCACATTAG
- the PCC1 gene encoding chromatin DNA-binding EKC/KEOPS complex subunit PCC1 (similar to Saccharomyces cerevisiae PCC1 (YKR095W- A); ancestral locus Anc_5.705) has protein sequence MALEHSLDLQIPFETPQQAQIAVKVLKPDPILRPDDFEVDYVSNGSVLEVKFRSIDDRVLRVGVSSVINSVKTVVEAMDELS, from the coding sequence CCTGCAAATACCATTCGAGACCCCGCAACAGGCTCAAATAGCCGTCAAAGTGCTCAAGCCAGACCCAATCCTCAGGCCAGACGACTTTGAAGTCGACTACGTCTCGAACGGCAGCGTTCTTGAGGTAAAATTCCGGAGCATAGACGACCGCGTGCTGCGAGTAGGCGTCAGTAGTGTCATCAACAGTGTCAAGACCGTGGTTGAAGCCATGGACGAGCTTTCCTAA
- the PCK1 gene encoding phosphoenolpyruvate carboxykinase PCK1 (similar to Saccharomyces cerevisiae PCK1 (YKR097W); ancestral locus Anc_5.708) gives MSPSKLNRPITDSTQVEQKIREELSLSDEVITIRRNAPAAILYEDALKERKTAISSTGALIAYSGEKTGRSPRDKRIIEEPTSKDEIWWGPVNTPCSEKTWSINRERAADYLRTRDHLYIVDAFAGWDPRYRIKVRVVCARAYHATFMTNMLIKPTEEELAHFGEPDFTIWNAGQFPANMQTEGMTSKTTIEINFKAMEMIILGTEYAGEMKKGIFTVMFYLMPVHHNVLTLHSSANEGIEKNDVTLFFGLSGTGKTTLSADPNRKLIGDDEHCWSNHGIFNIEGGCYAKCMGLTKEKEPEIYSAIKYGAILENVVYDPKTRVVDYNNCSITENTRCAYPIDYIPSAKIPCLVDSHPQNLVLLTCDASGVLPPVSKLSPEQVMYHFISGYTSKMAGTEQGISQPEATFSSCFGQPFLALHPIKYATMLAAKMSEHRANAWLINTGWTGSSYSSGGNRCPLKHTRAILDAIHDGTLATESYESLPVFNLQVPKKVKGVPSGLLNPSKNWVDGEAKYKAAVTNLGRKFIENFKIYEDKATATVLEAGPKI, from the coding sequence ATGTCACCATCAAAACTTAACAGACCAATTACTGATTCCACTCAGGTTGAGCAAAAGATCAGAGAAGAGCTCAGTCTCAGCGATGAGGTCATCACTATTAGACGCAATGCGCCAGCAGCCATCTTGTATGAGGACGCtttgaaggaaagaaaaacgGCAATTTCATCTACAGGTGCGTTGATTGCCTACTCGGGCGAAAAAACCGGCAGATCGCCTCGTGACAAGCGTATTATCGAAGAGCCTACTTCGAAGGATGAGATCTGGTGGGGCCCAGTGAACACACCTTGTTCCGAAAAGACTTGGTCGATCAACCGTGAACGGGCAGCCGACTACTTGCGGACCAGGGATCATTTGTATATCGTTGATGCATTTGCAGGTTGGGATCCGCGTTACAGGATTAAAGTTCGTGTCGTTTGTGCGAGAGCGTACCACGCTACATTCATGACAAATATGTTAATCAAACCAACTGAGGAAGAGCTGGCACATTTTGGTGAGCCAGATTTCACCATTTGGAACGCTGGCCAGTTTCCTGCAAATATGCAAACCGAGGGTATGACCTCCAAGACTAcaattgaaatcaatttcaaagcaATGGAAATGATCATACTGGGTACAGAATATGCTGGTGAGATGAAGAAGGGAATTTTTACCGTGATGTTCTATCTGATGCCGGTGCATCACAACGTTCTCACTCTACACTCTTCAGCTAATgaaggaattgaaaaaaatgatgtcACACTGTTCTTTGGGTTAAGCGGCACAGGTAAGACAACATTGTCAGCAGATCCCAACCGTAAATTGATTGGTGACGACGAGCACTGTTGGTCAAATCATGGtattttcaacattgaAGGTGGTTGCTATGCCAAATGTATGGGATTgaccaaagaaaaagaaccTGAAATTTATAGTGCTATCAAATATGGAGCAATTCTTGAGAATGTTGTTTACGACCCAAAGACACGTGTGGTTGATTACAACAATTGCTCTATAACAGAAAATACAAGGTGCGCTTATCCAATTGATTATATTCCAAGTGCAAAAATACCCTGCTTGGTTGATTCACATCCACAAAACTTGGTCCTATTAACTTGTGATGCTTCGGGGGTTTTGCCGCcagtttcaaaattatctCCGGAACAAGTTATGTATCATTTCATTTCGGGGTACACATCTAAGATGGCTGGTACAGAACAAGGTATTTCACAGCCGGAGGCCACATTTTCTTCATGTTTCGGGCAGCCATTCTTGGCACTGCATCCAATTAAATATGCTACTATGTTGGCTGCCAAAATGTCCGAGCACCGTGCTAATGCTTGGCTCATTAATACCGGATGGACCGGTTCCTCTTACAGTTCCGGTGGCAATAGGTGCCCATTGAAACATACAAGAGCAATTCTAGATGCCATTCATGATGGAACTCTTGCAACGGAATCGTATGAGAGTTTACCGGTGTTCAATCTGCAAGTTCCGAAAAAGGTTAAGGGCGTCCCTTCAGGACTACTGAAcccttcaaaaaattgggTCGACGGTGAAGCCAAATACAAAGCAGCAGTCACAAATTTAGGTAGAAAATTTattgagaatttcaaaatttatGAGGACAAGGCCACTGCAACAGTTTTAGAGGCTGGACCAAAAATATGA
- a CDS encoding PIN domain-containing protein (similar to Saccharomyces cerevisiae YIL151C and YKR096W; ancestral locus Anc_5.706), giving the protein MLQAFNHTSGRLVEASPNNPQISNNGRDGLVDSRISSSPAARLKRQSSNPYSYIGSNYIKRRSARPECTVKNSEFLDNLIFEDGVNETETEDSMKNHIATPKTPSKFDMSRRQSFVKKAWDDPQVPMSYITGAPQSPYSFSQLKNSRGLSDNNGNSNRSSRQFQPLSGMGTRKLNEESIESIRRDGNGNKSVGTGNGNMNNNTTETLDNNDSGESRDATMNDSLQNNHNSLNGEGNINDSNAYTNTGGNTHGNGLNDGNGNRSNDNSNDNNHGNGNGNGNDNSGNSIPSSGVPVKKSSQTLVQKLQDIYKIIVKQEIELQERCSQLTTSQTTELKNLWTIYRINSDLINNYVTFITTALLPSQSEQDLAIGQEIVEIYRIERRLWVYGTITFLDVLKNFSNFMDPEVCCQFITHVFISISNMLSDIPSKYAIPWLQRLGDLSRMAIALYPSGFIDWKLSAEHWYMEAMKFSYSHGKLYYHMSTVQQNTLEAFVNLGKSVFCQDTFIPSQQYMQLVIDNIYQRAFVERNGGNHRNTQIIEYLKHSEVMLLPSFAESLDLQQVVLVYFRDKFGIDSTDNNIFCTKNMFQQNSDQLKYFFRHAPVFSESHILQLVGFGEPKNPFALLFGLPKYLKERKDKKEKRKTKAPSSIETSSSMAIDDEDPDPSLWDSSPNEFFENIDSLKYQNLFPSSIEIWNESLNYINMTSLKCGMLVLQKFLQGPMVIALPHLLPWTYFVISVFLKIEEIQDEYSRQFWIDFMNRIFPWNTIVNFLNMLLAFMLDSNYQTSIINRLCSQYSRMSLDDLLDYFNNNEELPEVWKCWGTLWFDVIHSKGQTEVDGYESVGIKDYKFLDTPIDGIGFDENDESGENFWKRSCRVIFLFKEFAQRFDSRLSLSFTAPVSSRRESLPCDNVIKSFSFKLNKESSLNSDDSLSSALRNAVNIFEVADAVNTDYSATPMLSVAKNESFFEYTGYKKLYPTFSSYDKSGEFISGSFYTSVLNDSSVKVNSQKVSSTSATNINCDTNNSEVPEGVSVLNEEHLFNECMDPTTNKFYSRDEFRVVDPSCEMNQKETYFVLDATSWLRHFGHVYKLATREALKFAICLTTFQELRFLRKSKDENVVEAATRAIITVRQLYNEQRILPLRFTGNVATHIEEHLEFEEQITWRSHVDEFVIEAVIKAQDKFKEMKVREGCKTENSQSLKHVVLVTDDASMRKKALNQGIATFTTRFVFSVCNAIGWKK; this is encoded by the coding sequence ATGCTTCAGGCATTTAATCATACATCGGGAAGACTGGTGGAAGCTAGCCCGAATAATCCGCAGATATCTAACAATGGCAGAGACGGGTTGGTAGATTCCAGGATATCTTCGAGTCCTGCCGCACGCCTAAAGAGACAGAGCTCCAATCCGTACAGCTACATTGGGTCAAATTACATCAAGAGACGATCAGCACGGCCAGAGTGCACTGTGAAGAATTCGGAATTTTTGGACAACCTGATCTTTGAAGACGGTGTGAATGAAACGGAGACTGAGGACAGTATGAAGAATCACATAGCAACACCCAAGACGCCgtcaaaatttgatatgtCTCGAAGACAAAGTTTCGTGAAGAAAGCTTGGGATGACCCTCAGGTGCCTATGTCATACATTACTGGAGCTCCGCAGTCCCCCTACTCTTTTtcacaattgaaaaattcaagaggCTTATCGGATAACAACGGGAACAGCAATCGAAGCAGCCGTCAATTTCAGCCCTTATCAGGAATGGGGACGAGGAAATTAAACGAAGAATCCATTGAATCCATTCGACGCGATGGTAATGGGAATAAAAGCGTTGGAACAGGAAATGGCAATATGAATAATAACACGACTGAAACTCTGGACAATAACGATAGTGGAGAATCAAGGGATGCTACCATGAATGATTCGCTTCAAAATAATCATAATTCGCTGAACGGCGAAGGCAATATCAACGATAGCAATGCATATACCAATACCGGTGGAAACACACATGGTAATGGCCTCAATGATGGCAATGGGAATAGAAGTAATGATAATagtaatgataataatCATGGTAATGGTAACGGAAACGGAAACGACAATAGCGGTAATAGCATTCCATCATCGGGAGTGCCCGTGAAAAAGTCCAGTCAAACACTCgttcaaaaattacaaGATATTTATAAAATAATCGTGAAGCAAGAAATTGAGTTGCAGGAGCGATGTTCTCAGCTTACAACGTCACAAACAACtgagttgaaaaatttgtgGACCATTTATAGAATCAATTCTGATCTTATTAACAATTACGTTACTTTCATCACGACGGCGCTTTTACCGTCACAATCAGAACAAGATTTAGCAATTGGTCAGGAAATCGTGGAGATTTATAGAATAGAAAGAAGACTGTGGGTTTATGGTACGATAACGTTTCTTGATGTTCTGAAaaacttttccaattttaTGGATCCAGAGGTTTGTTGTCAATTTATTACGCATGTATTCATTTCGATATCCAACATGTTATCTGATATACCGTCAAAATATGCAATTCCTTGGCTTCAAAGACTCGGAGATTTGTCACGAATGGCTATTGCTCTTTATCCCTCCGGTTTCATAGATTGGAAGCTTAGTGCAGAACATTGGTATATGGAGGCAATGAAATTTAGTTATAGCCATGGTAAATTGTATTATCACATGTCAACagttcaacaaaatactTTGGAAGCTTTCGTAAACCTTGGTAAAAGTGTTTTCTGTCAAGATACTTTCATACCTTCACAGCAGTACATGCAATTGGTCATCGATAATATATATCAAAGGGCGTTCGTGGAAAGAAATGGTGGAAATCATAGAAACACTCAAATAATTGAATACTTGAAACATAGTGAAGTTATGTTATTGCCTAGTTTCGCGGAAAGCCTAGATCTACAACAGGTTGTTTTGGTATATTTCAGGGATAAATTTGGAATAGATTCCACtgataataatattttCTGTACTAAAAATATGTTCCAACAAAACTCAGATCAATTGAAGTACTTTTTCAGACATGCACCTGTATTTTCTGAGTCGCATATTTTACAATTGGTTGGATTTGGTGAACCTAAAAATCCATTTGCTCTTCTCTTTGGTTTACCTAAATATTTAAAAGAGCGAAAGGATAAGAAggaaaaacgaaaaacAAAAGCCCCTTCCTCGATCGAAACATCTAGTTCGATGGCTATTGATGACGAAGATCCAGACCCCTCCCTGTGGGATTCTTCACCAAAcgaattctttgaaaatatcgaCTCTttaaaatatcaaaatttatTCCCATCATCTATCGAAATCTGGAATGAATCGTTAAATTATATCAACATGACAAGTCTTAAGTGTGGCATGCTCGTACTTCAGAAATTCCTTCAAGGTCCTATGGTAATAGCTTTGCCGCATCTACTCCCTTGGACATATTTTGTTATCTCTGTTTTCttaaaaattgaggaaatTCAAGATGAATATAGCCGTCAGTTTTGGATTGACTTCATGAATCGAATTTTCCCATGGAACACAATTGTTAATTTCCTTAACATGCTACTTGCATTCATGTTAGATAGCAACTATCAAACATCGATAATCAATAGACTTTGCTCACAATACTCGCGAATGAGCTTAGACGATCTTTTGGACTACTTCAATAATAACGAGGAGTTACCAGAAGTTTGGAAATGCTGGGGCACCCTTTGGTTCGATGTTATACACAGCAAAGGCCAAACTGAGGTTGATGGTTACGAAAGCGTTGGAATTAAAGATTACAAATTCTTAGACACACCAATTGATGGAATAggatttgatgaaaacgaTGAATCGGGTGAGAACTTTTGGAAACGGTCTTGTAGAGtaatatttttattcaaagagTTCGCGCAAAGGTTTGACTCCAGACTTTCGTTAAGCTTTACAGCTCCCGTGTCATCTAGAAGGGAATCTCTTCCGTGTGATAATGTGATAAAAtcattttccttcaaattaAACAAAGAATCTTCTCTGAATAGTGACGATAGCTTGTCATCGGCCCTTAGAAATGCAGTTAACATATTTGAGGTTGCTGATGCCGTGAATACGGATTACAGCGCAACGCCGATGCTAAGTGTCGCTAAAAATGAAAGCTTCTTTGAGTATACGGGCTACAAGAAATTATACCCTACTTTCAGCTCATATGACAAAAGCGGGGAGTTTATCAGTGGATCATTCTATACTTCTGTTCTAAACGATTCGTCGGTAAAAGTTAATTCACAGAAAGTGAGCAGTACCAGCGCCACAAATATTAATTGTGACACAAATAACTCTGAAGTACCAGAAGGAGTTTCAGTTTTAAATGAGGAGCACTTATTCAACGAATGCATGGACCCTACCACAAACAAATTTTATTCGAGAGACGAATTTCGAGTTGTGGACCCCTCGTGTGAGATGAATCAGAAGGAAACGTATTTTGTTCTTGACGCGACATCATGGCTAAGGCATTTCGGTCATGTATATAAGTTGGCTACAAGAGAGGCCCTAAAATTCGCCATTTGCTTAACCACATTTCAAGAGCTTAGGTTTCTGAGAAAATCAAAGGATGAAAATGTAGTTGAGGCAGCAACGAGAGCAATCATTACTGTTAGACAATTGTACAATGAACAACGAATTTTGCCTTTGAGGTTCACTGGTAATGTTGCAACGCATATCGAGGAACATCTGgaatttgaagaacaaaTTACGTGGAGATCGCATGTCGACGAATTTGTCATCGAGGCCGTCATCAAGGCACAagataaattcaaagaaatgaaggTACGCGAGGGCTGCAAGACGGAGAACTCACAAAGTCTTAAACATGTTGTATTGGTCACAGATGATGCAAGTATGCGTAAGAAAGCATTGAATCAGGGAATTGCTACGTTTACTACAAGATTTGTGTTCTCAGTCTGCAACGCGATTGGttggaagaaataa
- the IMP21 gene encoding Imp21p (similar to Saccharomyces cerevisiae IMP2' (YIL154C); ancestral locus Anc_5.710): MSGIGHKSILLTSPDGDQSPLHHSHGDRELSPTTSSGIAATDRPTECENQSRHAAAVAGSAAGSTGVQFDADQLERGRSRTKFLRQNSNNGVLRSVSRSRSRSCASVRIKDEEFLKWTVLRRDPSMRLKLVSKNARKNKAGSREANEESEDSNEDDEDEDEDEDEDSLGVENDDDDCSDEEQVLDVENDYDIDKEFHYDLGMKVLPNFVISLNEVLESSKAWIRKYDASIAGKETEGVTTETLSQDYIKSMQVLTKGKGASDEDSHSYILFADLSSESQYALTYVMGSVIGNGDTLYLLNCDNSRYGDEAKIKIQSNVIKLRSSVMHMFDCVSAVIDDLDVVVLSLQHPYPKHLLTEMIFGLKPVALCCSLSMILSTLQNFVCSVPTLVIRKKLKRSKKKGISE, translated from the coding sequence ATGAGCGGCATCGGTCACAAAAGCATTCTCTTGACGAGTCCTGATGGGGACCAGTCGCCATTACACCATTCCCATGGCGATCGTGAATTATCGCCCACGACTAGCAGCGGAATAGCTGCTACAGACCGACCTACGGAGTGTGAGAATCAAAGTAGACatgctgctgctgttgcgGGGTCTGCTGCAGGATCCACTGGTGTACAGTTTGATGCAGACCAACTGGAAAGAGGTCGAAGCCGcacaaaatttttaagaCAAAATAGCAACAACGGGGTCCTCAGATCCGTCAGCAGATCGAGATCAAGATCTTGCGCGTCTGTCAGGATAAAAGACGAAGAGTTTCTCAAGTGGACGGTTCTCAGGCGCGATCCCTCGATGAGGTTGAAACTGGTATCGAAAAACGCACGCAAGAACAAGGCTGGAAGCAGAGAAGCCAACGAGGAAAGTGAAGACAGTAACGAGGACGACgaagacgaagatgaagacgaagacGAAGACAGCCTTGgagttgaaaatgatgatgacgactGTTCTGACGAAGAACAAGTTCTAGACGTTGAAAACGATTATGATATCGACAAGGAGTTCCACTACGATTTGGGCATGAAAGTACTGCCCAATTTTGTGATCAGTCTGAACGAGGTTCTGGAGTCGAGCAAGGCCTGGATACGGAAATACGACGCCTCAATCGCGGGCAAGGAAACCGAGGGAGTCACTACAGAAACTTTATCGCAAGACTACATCAAATCCATGCAGGTACTAACAAAGGGCAAGGGCGCATCGGACGAAGACTCCCACTCCTACATTCTATTTGCAGATCTGAGCTCGGAGTCGCAGTACGCACTCACATACGTGATGGGATCCGTCATTGGAAACGGCGACACTCTGTATCTTCTCAACTGCGACAACAGCAGGTACGGCGACGAAGCCAAGATCAAGATACAGTCAAACGTCATCAAGCTGAGATCAAGCGTAATGCACATGTTTGACTGCGTAAGCGCTGTCATCGACGACCTGGATGTCGTTGTGCTGTCGTTGCAGCACCCGTACCCCAAACATCTGTTAACCGAGATGATTTTCGGCCTAAAGCCCGTCGCACTATGCTGCTCGCTGTCGATGATACTCTCGACATTGCAAAACTTTGTCTGCTCCGTGCCAACCTTGGTAATCCGCAAGAAACTCAAACGATCCAAGAAAAAGGGCATATCCGAGTGA